Proteins co-encoded in one Dasypus novemcinctus isolate mDasNov1 chromosome 6, mDasNov1.1.hap2, whole genome shotgun sequence genomic window:
- the LOC131278833 gene encoding uncharacterized protein: MTNATSKHYMRRNPSQHLFTAFGRHQLCGPFKCFDLRAFLCLNNCSLSNGTYTTNTSSSWEEATHVTPHKIKQISTHVYVNPPFAFFICSSLKFSDSNCNISNFWNTSHPYAFLIQQPTLLWLPINISSWVAPVFREYPSQALSLPRSKRDFGLTAILSLIFITSLAAATTTALALTQQSLTVSALNNISSTVSHALQQQEHINLVTHQAILNLQQQIDLLAEETAALWQVSTTLCDGRFPFSSICVTPVSALNATRLQLRHWLITSYNNSFWNYTLSLQADIESLQTMSIPTLSVNLLNDVLSKIANLFSPSSLIAYGSIGLLCILLFLVFYGLRRILRSLRTTQDRQKLIVAATLAIYKNRRGDEVRQAQVWLASIAVPGGGSAQPTTQV; the protein is encoded by the coding sequence ATGACAAATGCAACATCAAAGCACTATATGCGCAGAAACCCAAGCCAACATCTCTTTACAGCCTTTGGCCGACACCAGCTCTGTGGACCTTTCAAATGCTTTGACCTCCGTGCCTTCCTCTGTTTAAACAACTGTTCTCTCAGCAATGGAACTTATACCACTAACACTTCTTCTTCTTGGGAAGAAGCCACCCATGTAACGCCCCACAAAATCAAACAAATCTCCACTCACGTCTATGTTAACCCCCCTTTTGCCTTCTTTATCTGTTCATCCCTCAAATTTTCTGACTCAAACTGcaatatttccaacttttggaacaCATCCCATCCTTATGCCTTCCTCATACAACAGCCTACTCTTCTCTGGCTCCCGATCAACATCTCTTCATGGGTTGCTCCTGTGTTCCGTGAATATCCCTCTCAAGCTCTTTCTTTACCGCGCTCAAAACGAGATTTCGGATTAACCGCCATTCTTTCCCTAATTTTCATCACAAGCTTAGCAGCCGCAACGACCACTGCCCTGGCTCTCACTCAACAAAGTCTCACTGTGAGTGCCCTCAACAACATCTCCAGTACCGTCTCCCATGCACTACAGCAGCAGGAGCACATCAACCTTGTCACCCATCAGGCTATCCTCAACCTTCAACAGCAAATTGATCTTTTAGCCGAAGAAACTGCCGCCCTGTGGCAAGTGTCTACCACACTTTGCGATGGGCGcttccccttctcctccatcTGCGTAACGCCAGTCTCCGCGCTCAACGCCACCAGATTGCAGCTTCGGCATTGGCTTATTACCTCTTATAATAACTCTTTTTGGAACTATACCCTAAGCCTCCAAGCGGACATTGAAAGTTTACAGACCATGAGCATTCCCACCTTATCAGTTAACCTGCTCAATGATGTCTTATCAAAAATTGCTAATTTGTTTTCCCCTTCTTCCCTCATAGCATATGGGTCTATAGGACTCCTTTGTATCCTCCTCTTCCTCGTCTTCTATGGTTTGCGCCGCATTCTGCGATCCCTCCGAACCACCCAGGATCGGCAAAAGTTAATAGTGGCAGCGACATTGGCCatttacaaaaatagaaggggagatgAGGTGAGACAGGCTCAAGtttggctggcaagcatagccgtgCCCGGTGGGGgaagtgcgcagcccaccacccaggtgtag